A stretch of Oreochromis aureus strain Israel breed Guangdong linkage group 11, ZZ_aureus, whole genome shotgun sequence DNA encodes these proteins:
- the cep76 gene encoding centrosomal protein of 76 kDa: protein MSLPPEKASELKQIIHNHLLKMDIHGKIREVLAETVRDDQGPARRSLSEADFLRALQRRGIIDDMMKDLHFTQEAGTEAETGSPTKPATHFVDKDITHLKKTNIDPSRRCLYLQVLGGKAFLEHLQEPEPLPGQVCSTFTLYLHFRNQRFRSKPVPCACEPDLKEGFLLEIHRDGIGESGKMADATSMLSVCDPVHFVLIKTDTSSETMLVSSYFLDWRTVLSSPSCKTCFAVELMGVGSESKVPAGVLTVSLELYPPLPEILSADIISTQQSLERQRTAEKERLFLVYAKQWWREFLEIRPSHQTKLVKIFAQDENGVNRPVCSYVRVLRAGRLLESPRQAARFVSLLAHEKALVVGGGGKQEQWCTLMAFLCRGKGDCEDHATLLCSLLLGFGLDAYVCVGTKAKGVPHAWVLTRGTDGSITFWESLTAHRYLHRPIDPDAPPLAPQPKPSYPYRTVGCVFNHQTFLANCQPSDAVELCVFDFQNQSRWKAMSEEALKSVCAPGSTTSLPPLPPLCSSSLDPAAASNQLELEMRYLVSEHRKDLDLVTVWDDHLSYLLSSALSAYELERCTGVSCGNEEFQDAVRRAVPDGHTFKGFPIHFLHRNARRAFATCLRSPFCEEIVCCRGDHVRLAVRVRVFVYPENACAVWIMFACKYRSVL from the exons atgTCGCTGCCTCCAGAAAAAGCTTCCGAGCTGAAGCAAATCATTCACAACCATCTGCTCAAG aTGGATATCCATGGGAAGATCCGAGAGGTCCTGGCTGAGACTGTGAGGGATGATCAAGGCCCAGCACGTCGGTCTCTGTCTGAAGCAGATTTCCTGCGTGCTCTGCAGCGTAGAGGCATCATAGATGATATGATGAAAGATCTTCACTTTACACAG GAAGCCGGCACAGAAGCAGAAACGGGATCACCTACAAAACCTGCTACTCATTTTGTTGATAAAGATATCACTCATctgaaaaaaa CCAATATTGACCCATCAAGGCGATGCCTGTATCTCCAGGTGCTTGGAGGGAAAGCCTTTTTGGAGCATCTCCAGGAGCCGGAGCCCTTACCTGGTCAGGTGTGTTCTACCTTCACACTCTACCTGCACTTCCGCAACCAGAGGTTTCGATCAAAGCCAGTGCCCTGTGCCTGTGAACCTGACCTCAAGGAGGGCTTCCTGTTAGAGATCCACAGAGACGGTATAG GGGAAAGTGGTAAGATGGCAGATGCGACCTCCATGCTGTCAGTGTGTGACCCAGTGCACTTTGTGCTGATAAAAACAGACACCTCAAGTGAAACAATGCTTGTCTCATCCTACTTCCTGGACTGGAGGACTGTCCTAAGCTCGCCCAGCTGCAAGACCTGCTTTGCTGTAGAGCTGATGGGAGTTG GAAGTGAATCCAAAGTCCCAGCTGGTGTTTTGACAGTTAGCCTGGAGCTCTACCCTCCTCTCCCAGAGATTCTGAGCGCTGACATCATCAGCACACAG CAATCACTGGAGAGGCAGAGGACGGCCGAGAAGGAGAGGCTCTTCTTGGTTTATGCCAAGCAGTGGTGGAGGGAGTTCCTGGAGATCCGTCCGTCACATCAGACCAAGCTGgtcaagatttttgcacag GATGAGAATGGCGTCAACAGGCCAGTTTGCTCCTACGTACGTGTCCTCCGGGCAGGCCGCCTCCTGGAGAGCCCTCGGCAGGCAGCCCGCTTCGTCAGCCTTCTAGCCCACGAGAAGGCTCTGGTGGTGGGAGGAGGAGGCAAGCAGGAGCAGTGGTGCACATTAATGGCTTTCCTGTGTCGAGGGAAG GGGGACTGTGAGGATCACGCCACCCTGCTGTGCAGCCTCCTGCTGGGTTTTGGCCTGGATGCATACGTGTGTGTGGGCACCAAAGCCAAAGGAGTGCCACATGCCTGGGTCCTGACCCGTGGTACTGACGGGAGCATCACTTTCTGGGAAAGCCTGACAGCGCACag ATACCTGCACCGTCCTATAGATCCAGATGCTCCACCTCTGGCTCCCCAGCCTAAACCTTCCTACCCATACCGCACTGTAGGCTGTGTCTTCAACCACCAGACCTTCCTTGCCAACTGTCAGCCCTCTGATGCTGTGGAGCTCTGTGTCTTTGACTTCCAG AATCAGTCACGGTGGAAAGCAATGAGTGAAGAGGCTCTGAAGTCTGTTTGCGCTCCAGGCTCCACCACCTCTCTGCCCCCTCTGCCTCCACTCTGCTCCTCGTCTCTGGATCCAGCTGCAGCCAGCAACCAGCTGGAGCTGGAGATGCGCTACCTGGTATCTGAGCATAGGAAG GACCTGGATCTGGTGACGGTGTGGGACGACCACCTGTCCTACCTGCTGTCCTCAGCCCTGTCAGCCTATGAGCTGGAACGCTGCACCGGTGTCTCCTGCGGCAACGAGGAGTTCCAGGACGctgtgaggagggctgtgccaGACGGACACACTTTCAAAGGCTTCCCTATACACTTCCTTCACCGTAACGCTCGTCGGGCCTTTGCCACCTGCCTCAG GTCCCCCTTCTGTGAGGAGATAGTGTGTTGTCGTGGCGATCACGTGAGGCTGGCTGTCCGCGTTCGGGTGTTCGTTTATCCCGAGAACGCGTGCGCAGTGTGGATCATGTTTGCCTGTAAATACCGTTCTGTACTCTGA